A section of the Streptobacillus felis genome encodes:
- a CDS encoding ATP-dependent Clp protease ATP-binding subunit yields the protein MRNFTRKAMEAIENAVKFAMNFKSSNVKLEHLMLELVSNDDTTVSVLNKVGVDRNELQQNLYSKLNSMPKMSGGEVSYSQEFASMLNDASNMASNGGHEYISVVFLLKAMLKINNFGLDVKKVNEVLDNMMEGRKVNSDGFEESLESLEKYGRDLVKLASMGKLDPVIGRDNEIRRLIQILSRRNKNNPMIIGEPGVGKTALVEGLAQRIFSGDVPDNLKDKTVFSLDMGALIAGAKYQGEFEERLKGVVDTLEKNEGKIILFIDEIHNIVGAGGNNGAMNASNLLKPMLARGEIEVIGATTLAEYRKYIEKDAALERRFQPIQAFEPSVDDAISILRGLKEKFEQYHGIRISDNAIVAAATMSDRYIQDRFLPDKAIDLIDEACAKVKTEINSVPVELDEINRKYAQLEIEREALKKEEDKVSKKRLEDIVKELEELGEEKRVLALNWNSEKENVLKLKGLKQELDEAKIKLEEAKRVADYAKAAEFEYGIIPEIEKKLNEIREKSEKNSLVSQIIGKEQIAEIIGKWTGIPVGKLIQSESEKILSLEEHIKKSVIGQDEAISAISDTILRSRAGLKDLNRPIGSFMFLGPTGVGKTYLTKKLAQNLFDDENSIIRIDMSEYMEKHSVARLIGAPPGYVGYEEGGQLTEKVRRKPYSVILLDEIEKAHPDVFNVLLQVLDDGRLTDGKGRVVDFKNTIIIMTSNIGSHYILEGKNEMVMEELKVRFKPEFLNRIDEIIMFKSLKEDAIKNIVKLELEKMNEKLKDRMIKLIYGDEVIKYVFENAYDENYGARPIRRFIQKQIETDLSKLILKNNINGNVDIKIIVGSDGLEFKI from the coding sequence ATGAGAAATTTTACAAGAAAGGCTATGGAAGCAATTGAAAATGCAGTAAAATTTGCTATGAATTTTAAAAGCTCTAATGTTAAGTTAGAACATTTAATGTTAGAATTAGTTTCTAATGATGATACTACAGTATCAGTTTTAAATAAGGTGGGTGTAGATAGAAATGAATTACAACAAAACTTGTATTCTAAATTAAATTCTATGCCTAAGATGAGTGGGGGAGAAGTAAGTTATTCTCAAGAATTTGCTTCTATGTTAAATGACGCGTCTAATATGGCAAGTAACGGAGGGCATGAATATATTTCTGTAGTATTTCTATTAAAAGCTATGCTGAAAATAAATAATTTTGGATTAGATGTTAAAAAAGTTAATGAAGTGCTTGATAATATGATGGAGGGAAGAAAAGTAAATAGTGATGGTTTTGAAGAAAGTCTAGAATCTTTAGAAAAGTATGGTAGAGATTTAGTTAAACTAGCATCTATGGGAAAACTTGATCCAGTAATAGGAAGAGATAATGAAATAAGAAGACTTATACAAATTTTATCAAGAAGAAACAAGAATAATCCTATGATAATAGGGGAACCTGGAGTAGGTAAAACAGCCTTAGTTGAAGGTTTGGCCCAAAGAATATTTAGTGGAGATGTTCCTGATAATTTAAAAGATAAAACAGTATTTTCTTTAGATATGGGAGCTTTAATAGCGGGCGCTAAATATCAAGGAGAATTTGAAGAAAGATTAAAAGGAGTGGTAGATACTCTAGAAAAAAATGAAGGAAAAATTATACTTTTTATAGATGAAATACATAATATAGTAGGTGCTGGAGGGAATAACGGTGCTATGAATGCTTCTAATTTATTAAAACCTATGCTTGCAAGAGGAGAGATAGAAGTAATAGGTGCTACTACATTAGCTGAGTATAGAAAGTATATAGAAAAAGATGCTGCACTTGAAAGAAGATTCCAACCTATACAAGCATTTGAACCTAGTGTGGATGATGCAATATCTATACTTAGAGGACTTAAAGAAAAATTTGAACAATATCACGGCATAAGAATATCTGATAATGCTATAGTCGCTGCAGCAACTATGTCTGATAGATATATTCAGGATAGATTTTTACCAGATAAAGCTATAGATTTAATAGATGAAGCTTGTGCTAAGGTTAAAACAGAAATAAATTCTGTTCCAGTAGAATTAGATGAAATAAATAGAAAATATGCTCAACTTGAAATAGAGAGGGAGGCTTTAAAAAAAGAAGAAGATAAAGTATCTAAGAAAAGATTGGAAGATATAGTAAAAGAATTAGAAGAACTAGGGGAAGAAAAGAGGGTTTTAGCTTTAAATTGGAATTCTGAAAAGGAAAATGTTTTAAAATTAAAGGGATTAAAACAGGAATTAGATGAAGCTAAGATTAAATTAGAGGAAGCCAAAAGAGTTGCAGATTATGCTAAGGCTGCTGAATTTGAATATGGTATCATACCTGAAATTGAGAAAAAGTTAAATGAGATTAGAGAAAAATCTGAGAAAAATTCTCTAGTATCACAAATTATTGGTAAAGAACAAATAGCTGAAATAATAGGTAAATGGACTGGTATACCGGTAGGTAAACTTATACAAAGTGAAAGTGAAAAAATATTATCTTTAGAAGAACATATTAAAAAATCTGTTATAGGTCAAGATGAAGCTATTAGTGCTATATCTGATACTATACTTAGATCTCGTGCAGGTCTTAAAGATCTTAATAGACCTATAGGTTCTTTTATGTTTTTAGGGCCAACTGGTGTTGGTAAAACATATTTAACTAAAAAACTTGCACAAAATCTATTTGATGATGAAAATTCGATAATTAGAATAGATATGAGTGAATACATGGAGAAACATTCAGTGGCAAGACTTATAGGAGCTCCTCCTGGTTATGTAGGGTATGAAGAAGGAGGGCAATTAACAGAAAAAGTTAGAAGAAAACCTTATTCAGTGATACTTTTAGATGAAATAGAAAAAGCACATCCTGATGTATTTAATGTCTTGTTACAAGTGTTAGATGATGGGAGATTAACTGATGGTAAAGGCAGAGTTGTAGATTTTAAAAATACTATAATAATAATGACTTCTAATATAGGGTCACACTATATACTTGAAGGAAAAAATGAAATGGTTATGGAAGAATTAAAAGTTAGATTTAAACCTGAATTCTTAAATAGAATAGATGAGATTATTATGTTTAAATCACTTAAAGAGGATGCTATAAAAAATATAGTTAAATTAGAACTAGAAAAAATGAATGAAAAATTAAAAGATAGGATGATAAAACTAATATATGGAGATGAGGTGATTAAATACGTATTCGAAAATGCATATGATGAAAATTATGGTGCAAGACCTATAAGAAGGTTTATACAAAAACAAATAGAAACAGATTTATCTAAATTAATATTAAAAAATAATATTAATGGTAATGTTGATATTAAGATTATTGTTGGTTCAGATGGTCTTGAATTTAAAATATAG
- the hrcA gene encoding heat-inducible transcriptional repressor HrcA, with the protein MNEREKEVFSMIINHYLNSGESVGSRTLEKKYNIGVSSATIRNVMSDLEEMGLITKTHTSSGRIPTLDGYRMYIDELLQVSEVDEETKEQIYLHYQKRINKTDIIFKETVKLLSELSGSVAVALEPSSDEESIKKIQFIRITEKEVFVVVVMRNNMIKTSTLLMNTYVTEENVNNLNSYISNLMSTTHKRFTLKDMERFLKNISSNDFRFEEKRIFENSKVFVDGVQNLLSREDIPMEKIIDNIKVINNENEMDMLFKHLASKVEYNLESNIIFGNDIEINGFEESVFIFKCYEFGEDKGILGLIAKTRIDYSKTVALLDLVIDMLKKMLNQNYENKFIGYKD; encoded by the coding sequence ATGAATGAAAGAGAAAAAGAAGTCTTTAGTATGATAATTAATCACTATTTAAATAGTGGAGAATCAGTAGGTTCAAGAACTTTAGAGAAGAAATACAATATAGGAGTTTCATCAGCAACTATAAGAAATGTAATGTCTGATCTTGAAGAAATGGGATTAATTACTAAAACACATACATCTTCTGGACGTATACCAACTCTTGATGGATATAGAATGTATATAGACGAGCTTTTACAAGTTAGTGAAGTTGATGAAGAAACTAAAGAACAAATATATTTACATTATCAAAAAAGAATTAATAAGACTGATATAATATTTAAGGAAACTGTAAAGCTATTGTCTGAATTATCAGGATCTGTAGCAGTTGCTTTAGAACCATCATCTGATGAAGAAAGTATTAAAAAAATACAATTTATTAGGATTACAGAAAAAGAAGTTTTCGTAGTAGTTGTTATGAGAAATAATATGATAAAAACATCAACGTTACTTATGAATACTTATGTAACTGAAGAAAATGTAAATAATCTAAATTCATATATTTCTAATTTAATGAGCACCACTCATAAAAGATTTACATTAAAAGATATGGAAAGATTTTTGAAAAATATTAGTAGTAATGATTTCAGATTTGAAGAAAAAAGAATATTTGAAAACAGTAAAGTTTTTGTTGATGGAGTTCAAAATTTATTATCAAGAGAAGATATTCCTATGGAAAAAATAATAGATAATATTAAAGTGATTAATAATGAAAATGAAATGGATATGTTATTTAAGCACTTAGCATCAAAGGTTGAATATAATTTAGAAAGTAATATCATATTTGGTAATGATATAGAAATAAATGGTTTTGAAGAATCTGTTTTCATATTTAAATGTTATGAATTTGGAGAAGATAAAGGTATTTTAGGTCTTATAGCAAAAACTAGAATAGATTATTCTAAAACAGTCGCTTTACTTGATTTGGTAATAGATATGTTAAAGAAAATGTTAAATCAAAATTATGAGAATAAATTTATAGGTTATAAAGATTAG
- a CDS encoding nucleotide exchange factor GrpE, with the protein MSEEIREEEILEEKVEEKVLETDEIIQKLNAELEDYKKAYALKLAEFQNFSKRKEKELQEYKEYASKDIILKVLENLDNLERGIEASRSTEDYKTLVEGLEMTIKNFAEMLVNEGVTEVEALGKEYNAYEQHAVQVMNNPEKENNEVLMVLQKGYKLKGRVIRPAMVVINKLEEIKNNEEENNNN; encoded by the coding sequence ATGTCGGAAGAAATTAGAGAAGAAGAAATATTGGAAGAAAAAGTAGAAGAAAAAGTATTAGAAACTGATGAAATAATACAAAAATTGAATGCAGAACTTGAAGACTATAAAAAAGCATATGCTTTAAAACTTGCAGAATTCCAAAATTTTTCAAAAAGAAAAGAAAAAGAATTACAAGAATACAAAGAATATGCATCTAAAGATATTATCTTAAAAGTTTTAGAAAATTTAGATAATTTAGAAAGAGGTATTGAAGCTTCTCGTTCTACAGAGGATTATAAAACATTAGTAGAAGGATTAGAAATGACTATAAAAAACTTTGCTGAAATGCTAGTTAATGAAGGTGTTACTGAAGTTGAGGCATTAGGAAAGGAATATAATGCATATGAACAACATGCAGTTCAAGTTATGAATAATCCTGAAAAAGAAAATAATGAAGTATTAATGGTACTTCAAAAAGGATATAAACTTAAAGGTAGAGTAATTAGACCAGCTATGGTAGTAATAAACAAATTAGAAGAAATAAAAAATAATGAAGAAGAAAATAATAATAATTAG
- the dnaK gene encoding molecular chaperone DnaK, protein MSKIIGIDLGTTNSCVSVMEGGTFTIIPNAEGERTTPSVVSIESNGEIIVGSTAKRKAITEPKQTVISIKTHMGSDYKVDIHGKNYTPQEISAMILKKLKKDAESYLGETVKEAVITVPAYFTDAQRQATKDAGEIAGLEVKRIINEPTAAALAYGMDKEREEKILVFDLGGGTFDVSVLEVGSGLVEVKATAGNNHLGGDDFDSSIINWLADEFQKETGIDLRKEPQAYQRLKDAAEDAKKKLSTTLETTISLPFIAMDATGPKNLEKKLTRAAFNELTKHLVEKTKEPVRQALSDAGLTVKDIEQVLLVGGSTRIPAVQEWVKEYFGKEPNRSINPDEVVSVGAAIQGGVLAGNVKDVLLLDVTPLSLGIETMGGVFTKMIERNTTIPTKKSQVYSTAVDNQTAVTIHVLQGERAQASQNHTLGQFNLEGIPAAPRGIPQIEVTFDIDSNGIVHVTAKDLGTGKENQVTISGSSNLSKEDVERMKKEAEANEEADNKFRELIEARNMADHLIISTEKTIKENEDKLEGNEKEDIEKAIEELKKVKDSENIDEIRSGIEGLSKASEAFAMRIYQAAQAAQAQPGSENTNNDDVVEAEEVK, encoded by the coding sequence ATGAGTAAAATTATAGGAATAGATTTAGGAACAACAAATTCATGTGTATCTGTTATGGAAGGTGGAACATTTACAATAATACCTAATGCTGAAGGAGAAAGAACTACTCCATCAGTTGTATCAATAGAATCAAATGGTGAAATAATAGTAGGATCTACAGCTAAAAGAAAAGCTATCACAGAGCCAAAACAAACAGTTATTTCAATTAAAACACATATGGGTTCAGATTACAAAGTTGATATACACGGTAAAAACTATACACCACAAGAAATTTCGGCTATGATACTTAAAAAATTAAAAAAAGATGCTGAAAGTTATTTAGGTGAAACAGTAAAAGAAGCTGTAATTACAGTCCCTGCATACTTTACAGATGCTCAAAGACAAGCAACTAAAGATGCTGGAGAAATAGCAGGTTTAGAAGTAAAAAGAATAATTAATGAGCCAACTGCAGCAGCACTTGCATATGGAATGGATAAAGAAAGAGAAGAAAAAATATTAGTATTTGACTTAGGTGGAGGAACATTTGACGTTTCAGTACTTGAAGTTGGATCAGGACTTGTAGAAGTTAAAGCAACAGCTGGAAACAATCATTTAGGAGGAGATGATTTTGACTCATCAATTATTAATTGGCTTGCAGATGAATTCCAAAAAGAAACAGGAATAGATCTAAGAAAAGAGCCTCAAGCTTACCAAAGATTAAAAGATGCAGCTGAAGATGCTAAGAAAAAATTATCTACTACTTTAGAAACAACAATTTCTTTACCATTCATAGCTATGGATGCAACAGGGCCTAAAAACTTAGAAAAGAAATTAACTAGAGCAGCATTTAATGAATTAACTAAACACTTAGTAGAAAAAACAAAAGAACCAGTAAGACAAGCTTTATCAGATGCAGGACTTACAGTTAAAGATATAGAACAAGTACTATTAGTTGGAGGATCAACAAGAATACCAGCAGTACAAGAATGGGTTAAAGAATACTTTGGTAAAGAACCTAATAGATCAATAAACCCTGATGAAGTAGTTTCAGTAGGGGCAGCTATACAAGGTGGAGTATTAGCAGGAAATGTTAAAGACGTTCTATTATTAGATGTTACACCACTTTCTTTAGGAATAGAAACTATGGGTGGAGTATTTACTAAAATGATAGAAAGAAATACAACTATACCTACTAAGAAATCACAAGTATACTCAACAGCAGTTGATAATCAAACAGCAGTTACTATACATGTATTACAAGGTGAAAGAGCTCAAGCTTCACAAAATCATACTTTAGGACAATTTAACTTAGAAGGAATACCAGCTGCACCACGTGGAATTCCTCAAATAGAAGTTACATTTGATATAGATTCTAATGGTATAGTACATGTTACAGCTAAAGATTTAGGAACAGGAAAAGAAAATCAAGTTACTATTTCAGGCTCTTCTAACTTAAGTAAAGAAGATGTAGAAAGAATGAAAAAAGAAGCAGAGGCTAATGAAGAAGCAGATAATAAATTTAGAGAATTAATTGAAGCTAGAAATATGGCTGACCATTTAATAATATCAACAGAAAAAACTATAAAAGAAAATGAAGACAAATTAGAAGGAAATGAAAAAGAAGATATTGAAAAAGCAATAGAAGAACTTAAAAAAGTTAAAGATAGTGAAAATATTGATGAAATCAGATCAGGTATAGAAGGATTATCTAAAGCAAGTGAAGCATTTGCAATGAGAATATACCAAGCTGCACAAGCTGCACAAGCACAACCTGGTTCTGAAAATACAAATAATGATGATGTAGTAG